The Sinomicrobium kalidii region CTGAACAACTATACGCATTTTGTCATAGTAACATATTTTAAGGAAGACCCGGCAACAGTACTAAGCAAAATACCTCCGCATAAACGGGTGATTATAGATCACCGGGAAAACGCGCTGGAAGATGAACATACCTGTATCTACCAGGATCACAAATCGGACATCCGGGATTCCCTGACCACATTATTACCGCAACTGGAAAAATATAGGCGACTGGTGCTGGTGGCTCCGCCGGAAGCTTTTCATGCCAGCGACCTTATAGAAGGTTTCGAATCCTTTGCCGCGCAGTACAACAAAGAGTACCGGATCATTCACGGCATAAATGAAAAAACAACCCAAAAAGGCGATGCCTACATCACTTTCAACCGTTATGACAAGGATGATGTGGATATTATAAAGATTACCCGGAAAAAGAACTGGAAACTCGGCAAAGACATCGGCCTGATCTCCTATAATGATACTGCTGTCAAAGAGGTCCTGGAAAATGGGATCACAGTAATCAGTTCTGATTTCCGGAAAATGGGAGAAGAGGCGGCCAAAGCAATATTAAACCGTACAACCGTAACGCTTCGCGACCCGGCTAAAGTTATTATTCGCAACTCATTGTAATGTATCTAAAAATATTTCCGTTCCATTAAACAGTAGTTCTAATTAGGATGTAGCATCCAGTTTCAGCTTTTTCAGACTTACATCTTTTGCACTCCGCAACGATTTTAATATCCTTTTTACACAGTTTTTGAGATGCTACCTCTTTAAACAGCGCTAAAAGGCCCTTACGACTTATTTTGAAAGTTTAAGGAATATCCCTTGGTTTTTAACATAGAAATAACCTGGATTATAATTTTTTCGCACTACTAAAGTACTGCAATAAAATTGCAGGGTTTGACACCCTAAACTGAGACCAATAAAAAACGAGCTGTATTAACACCCCATCTCTCGTTTTGTCAATTTCTCATTCACAACCCCCTTATCCATATATAAATATATTCATCAGCTAAAATACCGAGTTTTTTTCTAAGCCGGTATTTTTTTACCTGTATCGTTTTTGGCTGTACAAAGGTATAACGTGCAATCTCCTTGGCGGAGAAATTGAGCCAGATCATGGCACAAAAGGTAAGTTCCGTATTCCTCAACCTGGGATTTATTTCCAGGAGTTTGGCACATACTTCGGGATATACCTCCTGAAAACGTGTCAGGAAACCCGGATCATTTTCTTTGGCCAATGTCACTACCTCCTCAAAAGCCCTGTTCAGCTTTTGTTCGAGTTCTTTCTTTTCCATCTCCTTTTGTCGAATGATCGTGTCCCTTTCAACCAGTTTCCGTAATCCTTTTTTCCTGTTTTTCCTGTGATATTTAATGATAGCGAAAAATACCACGATACCCAGAACAACAAT contains the following coding sequences:
- a CDS encoding substrate-binding domain-containing protein, which translates into the protein MHRLKYLQLVDYIMSLVEEEKLSINDRLPSLAQLTSRLKISKETALKGLNYLSEKGIIESEYRKGYYLKRIKQHLPYRVCLILDKMNILRDQVYQSFLETIKDHADVDVFFHHHNFKVFEKLVEENLNNYTHFVIVTYFKEDPATVLSKIPPHKRVIIDHRENALEDEHTCIYQDHKSDIRDSLTTLLPQLEKYRRLVLVAPPEAFHASDLIEGFESFAAQYNKEYRIIHGINEKTTQKGDAYITFNRYDKDDVDIIKITRKKNWKLGKDIGLISYNDTAVKEVLENGITVISSDFRKMGEEAAKAILNRTTVTLRDPAKVIIRNSL